Proteins encoded together in one Monomorium pharaonis isolate MP-MQ-018 chromosome 8, ASM1337386v2, whole genome shotgun sequence window:
- the LOC105834214 gene encoding A disintegrin and metalloproteinase with thrombospondin motifs adt-2-like codes for MRNAKEKLTLELAIFFDEAAYHLFSPFLNGDDEKIRDMLLAYVNGIQALYHHPSLGVPIDILLTRLDIIQKQPFDLPHFGGERGSLLDSFCNYANTRNPLEDANPRHWDMGLYVTGLDLYAIENGRKNSATMGLATVSGLCIPRYSCVIAELGVTDQLGKPYPSAGFTSVYIAAHEIGHK; via the coding sequence ATGCgaaatgcaaaagaaaaattaacattagaGTTGGCAATTTTTTTTGACGAAGCCGCATATCATCTATTTTCGCCTTTCTTGAATGGAGATGATGAGAAGATTCGCGACATGTTACTAGCGTACGTGAATGGTATCCAAGCGTTGTATCATCATCCGAGTCTCGGTGTTCCAATTGATATCTTATTAACACGATTAGACATTATTCAGAAGCAACCGTTTGATTTACCGCACTTTGGCGGCGAGAGAGGTAGCTTGTTGGACTCATTTTGCAATTACGCGAACACTCGTAATCCTTTGGAGGACGCTAATCCACGTCACTGGGACATGGGTCTTTACGTGACCGGACTGGATCTTTATGCAATCGAGAACGGAAGAAAAAATAGCGCCACTATGGGGCTGGCTACCGTCAGTGGTCTATGCATCCCGCGATATTCCTGCGTAATAGCAGAATTGGGAGTTACGGATCAACTTGGAAAGCCATATCCGTCCGCGGGTTTTACATCAGTTTATATCGCTGCTCACGAAATCGGTCACAAGTAA